From a single Lolium rigidum isolate FL_2022 chromosome 7, APGP_CSIRO_Lrig_0.1, whole genome shotgun sequence genomic region:
- the LOC124676384 gene encoding uncharacterized protein LOC124676384 — protein sequence MLRLRSCVLTHLLSSPSASPIPSSLHRLISAAAPAVSSNPGFAVEDYLVATCGLTRAQALKASTKLSHVKSPSKPDAVLAFLAGLGISSADAADLVAKDPLLLCTSVDKTLAPNVAELTGLGFSVSEIARLVSIGRAGFRRRSIVSKLHYYLPLFVSIQNLLRALKFNDSILKYGLERSQRATKLNLAVLRECGLGDCDIAKVCIAVPWMLTTNVERVRATVACADGVGVPRESQMFRHALHAAACLGKEKIAVKVEFLKKMFRWSDAEVGIAVSKLPYVLLRSKEALQSRSEFLISELALEPAYIAHRPAMLSYNLERRLRPRYYVVKFLKENELLERDRDYYRTVTISDKVFMEKFIHPHKEAAPHLAEDYAAVCSGEVPARFIFA from the coding sequence ATGCTCCGCCTCCGCAGCTGTGTCCTAAcccacctcctctcctctccctccgcctcTCCAATTCCATCCTCTCTCCACCGCctcatctccgccgccgcgcccgccgtcTCATCAAACCCTGGCTTCGCTGTGGAGGACTACCTCGTCGCCACCTGCGGCCTCACCCGAGCGCAAGCCCTCAAGGCCTCCACAAAGCTCTCCCACGTCAAGTCCCCCTCCAAACCCGACGCCGTCCTTGCCTTCCTCGCCGGCCTCGGCATCTCCAGCGCCGACGCCGCCGACCTCGTCGCGAAGGACCCCCTGTTACTCTGCACCAGCGTGGACAAGACCCTGGCCCCCAACGTCGCGGAGCTCACCGGCCTCGGTTTCTCGGTTTCCGAGATCGCACGCCTCGTCTCGATCGGCCGCGCCGGATTCCGCCGTAGATCCATCGTCTCCAAGCTTCACTACTAcctgcccctcttcgtctccatccAGAACCTCCTACGAGCATTGAAGTTCAACGACAGTATCCTCAAATACGGACTCGAGAGGAGTCAGAGGGCAACTAAGCTTAACCTCGCGGTCCTGCGGGAGTGCGGGCTTGGTGACTGCGATATTGCCAAGGTGTGCATCGCAGTGCCATGGATGCTCACCACCAACGTGGAACGCGTCCGGGCAACTGTGGCGTGCGCAGACGGTGTAGGTGTGCCTCGTGAGTCTCAGATGTTCAGGCACGCGCTGCACGCTGCTGCATGCCTGGGCAAGGAGAAGATCGCCGTCAAAGTTGAGTTCTTGAAGAAAATGTTTAGGTGGTCGGATGCTGAGGTGGGAATCGCTGTTTCCAAGTTGCCATATGTGCTGTTGAGGTCTAAGGAGGCGCTGCAGAGCAGGTCAGAGTTCCTCATCTCTGAGTTGGCGTTGGAACCGGCATACATTGCTCATCGGCCGGCAATGCTATCTTATAACTTGGAGCGTCGTCTCAGACCTCGCTACTATGTCGTGAAGTTTCTCAAGGAGAACGAGTTGCTAGAGCGCGACCGGGACTACTATAGGACAGTCACAATCAGCGATAAGGTATTCATGGAGAAGTTCATACACCCTCACAAGGAAGCTGCCCCACACCTCGCTGAAGACTATGCAGCAGTTTGCAGTGGGGAAGTGCCCGCTAGATTCATATTTGCATGA